From the Oscillospiraceae bacterium genome, one window contains:
- the thiS gene encoding sulfur carrier protein ThiS, whose protein sequence is MTDMVMVNGTSIVIDKGMSVTALLMRESYDLQRVAVEKNGHIVPRSAFDSDVLINGDKLEVVHFVGGG, encoded by the coding sequence ATGACTGATATGGTTATGGTCAATGGGACATCAATTGTCATTGATAAAGGCATGTCGGTTACGGCACTTTTAATGCGGGAAAGCTATGACTTACAGCGTGTGGCAGTTGAGAAAAACGGCCACATTGTGCCGCGGAGTGCATTTGATAGTGATGTTCTTATCAATGGCGACAAGTTGGAAGTTGTGCATTTTGTAGGTGGTGGATGA